The nucleotide window AAGTTGGAATTTTTTGGGTCTTCTTTTCTTCACTCTGGGCTGGTGTCGTCCTGGCCTGAGGGGGAGTTTTTCGTCATGGATAAGTTCTTCGATAGCGGTTTGTAGCCGAACTTTTCCGACATATGTGCGGGTTCGGAATAGCTCGCAACAGCGCCTGAGAGCTTCGCGAGCCCCGGTAAAGCTGATTTGCCGGGGAGAAGCTCCGCGGCATGCCCGGAGCATTTGCCATCGGATAAGATTATGTGCGATGAGTCCGAAGCCGTAAAGTTTGCGGGCCATGGAAGCTGACTTCGCCCGGATAAAATCCAATTCCATGGTTATTTTGATATCGCGAAAGCACAGTTCGATATCCCAACGACTCGTGTATTGGGCCTGAACTGTTTCGGGCGGAGTTTCCAAGTCGGTCGTAGCGATCACCTTGACCACGGG belongs to Puniceicoccus vermicola and includes:
- a CDS encoding transposase, giving the protein FPKAKDEYRTLWSKPKLSQCPEHIDDAQWQELPQDIEVRYIRSRFERKGFRPVVKVIATTDLETPPETVQAQYTSRWDIELCFRDIKITMELDFIRAKSASMARKLYGFGLIAHNLIRWQMLRACRGASPRQISFTGAREALRRCCELFRTRTYVGKVRLQTAIEELIHDEKLPLRPGRHQPRVKKRRPKKFQL